Proteins from one Hyperolius riggenbachi isolate aHypRig1 chromosome 4, aHypRig1.pri, whole genome shotgun sequence genomic window:
- the LOC137504205 gene encoding uncharacterized protein produces the protein MATRRFINVEDLIMAVQEYPELYDKSHEKHSDLPHCKLLWERITKQFVDEYDRLAARKQSKEVEKIKTKWRSIRDSFIKELKAEKADQRSGSGASRRTPYCHTPLLRFLRPLVQDRGTEDNFEAILDDSNDGPALSILDESPDTSMDTLTTVNLDDIADDELPSVSAASSAQPESPGEGPPTQRPNTAESLRKQASARVSAARGQARSANVQMAGAVSSLVGMMKNQESIVSRSLQDKSGSTISHQYQQHIDTLRTQLAESNEMLRKERQLFQEQLHNLGQQHRQQIDLLMHHQSSSLYHSVMSLLPLMEQVPRHRLIHCQCSLLDAVKNHLDYSAPPTRPPSAWQPSPTQPYHGPSPNQSYQGYQPPHSFPITSAEETTTYTQLSQGSTASTRTSASSQPSSGKYPFFPENDNKF, from the exons ATGGCCACCAGGAGGTTTATCAACGTGGAGGACCTCATAATGGCTGTCCAAGAGTACCCAGAGCTCTACGACAAGAGCCATGAGAAGCACAGCGACCTTCCACACTGCAAGCTGTTATGGGAGCGCATCACCAAGCAGTTTGTGGACGAGTATGACCGGCTTGCAGCCAGGAAGCAGAGCAAAGAAG ttgaaAAGATAAAGACAAAATGGCGAAGTATACGTGACAGCTTCATTAAAGAACTAAAGGCGGAAAAAGCAGACCAAAGAAGTGGGAGTGGTGCATCGCGAAGGACCCCATATTGCCACACACCTCTACTGCGATTCCTTAGACCTCTCGTTCAAGATAGAGG cacTGAAGATAACTTTGAGGCCATTTTAGATGATTCAAATGATGGACCAGCACTGTCAATTTTGGATGAGTCACCTGACACATCGATGGACACCCTGACCACTGTCAATCTGGATGACATTGCCGACGATGAACTGCCAAGTGTTTCAGCTGCCTCATCTGCACAACCTGAATCACCTGGTGAGGGACCACCCACCCAGCGTCCAAACACGGCTGAGTCATTGCGTAAGCAAGCAAGTGCTCGGGTTTCAGCTGCTCGCGGTCAGGCCAGATCGGCCAATGTGCAGATGGCTGGAGCAGTGTCAAGCCTTGTTGGGATGATGAAAAACCAGGAATCCATAGTGTCCCGAAGTTTGCAGGACAAATCAGGTAGCACTATTTCCCATCAATACCAGCAACACATAGACACTCTGAGAACTCAGTTGGCCGAATCCAATGAGATGCTGCGCAAAGAAAGGCAGCTTTTTCAGGAGCAGCTACACAATTTGGGTCAACAACATCGCCAACAGATAGACCTTTTGATGCATCACCAAAGCAGCAGCCTTTATCACTCGGTGATGTCACTATTGCCTTTAATGGAACAAGTGCCACGGCACAGGTTAATACATTGTCAATGCAGTTTGCTTGATGCGGTGAAAAACCACTTAGATTACTCTGCACCACCCACTAGGCCACCCTCTGCATGGCAACCATCTCCCACTCAGCCATACCACGGTCCATCTCCAAATCAGTCATACCAGGGTTACCAGCCACCACATTCTTTTCCTATCACCTCTGCAGAGGAAACTACCACGTATACCCAGCTATCACAAGGTAGTACCGCAAGCACTCGTACTTCTGCTTCCTCCCAGCCCAGTAGTGGCAAATACCCTTTTTTCCCCGAGAATGATAATAAATTTTAA
- the LOC137504206 gene encoding putative nuclease HARBI1, translating into MDPIVFLFWMNLAWMGVFLYYSGTLMRSRVRRWWVHPLLQERQQKGQFSVLYQDLRKHPVKFFKYSRMSVDLFDHLLTILRPHLLKKDTRMRKAITPEEQLMITLRFLATGQSYGSLHLTFRVGKSTISAIVNRTSRAIWCSLVAKYMPVPDSRKWAEIADLYWNRCNFPNCLGAIDGKHVRLQKPARSGSLYFNYKKYFSLVLLAVADADYNFIYVDVGSYGGSSDSGIFQRSRLHRLLNDDKLDIPGDKPWPGTTSPSYPYVFVGDEAFALSQHVMRPFGQRGLRREKRVFNYRLTRARRMVECTFGIMSNKWRMFHTPLQLSPTNATAVVKAACILHNFVRQEEGYNIMHLDQDYLPGIRRFATRGRLQAQQNRDYMVRYFMSREGHIQAQDIIVPL; encoded by the exons ATGGACCCCATTGTCTTTCTGTTCTGGATGAACCTGGCTTGGATGGGGGTCTTCCTGTACTACAGTGGGACCCTCATGCGGTCAAGAGTGCGGAGATGGTGGGTACATCCTCTCCTGCAAGAGAGACAGCAAAAGGGGCAATTTTCTGTCCTCTATCAAGACCTGAGAAAACACCCGGTCAAGTTCTTTAAATATAGCCGGATGTCTGTGGACCT GTTTGATCACCTTCTCACCATCTTGAGGCCCCACCTTCTGAAAAAGGACACCAGGATGCGAAAAGCCATCACTCCAGAGGAGCAACTTATGATCACCCTGCG TTTCCTTGCGACCGGACAAAGCTATGGAAGTCTACATCTCACTTTCAGAGTTGGAAAGAGCACAATCAGTGCTATAGTGAACCGCACCAGCAGGGCGATATGGTGCAGTCTGGTTGCGAAGTACATGCCAGTTCCCGATTCTCGCAAGTGGGCGGAGATTGCCGACCTGTACTGGAACAGGTGCAACTTCCCAAACTGCCTAGGAGCCATCGATGGAAAACACGTTCGGCTACAGAAACCAGCGAGGAGCGGCAGTCTGTACTTCAACTACAAGAAGTACTTTAGTCTGGTCCTCCTGGCTGTGGCCGACGCAGACTATAATTTCATCTACGTGGACGTTGGCTCCTATGGCGGTTCAAGTGACTCGGGGATATTCCAGAGGTCCAGACTGCACCGCCTTCTCAATGACGATAAGCTGGACATCCCCGGGGACAAGCCTTGGCCTGGAACAACATCACCAAGCTACCCCTATGTTTTCGTCGGCGACGAGGCCTTTGCCTTATCACAACATGTGATGAGGCCGTTTGGGCAGAGAGGCCTCAGGCGCGAAAAACGCGTGTTTAACTACCGGCTGACCCGGGCTCGTCGCATggtcgagtgtacgtttggaatcATGTCGAACAAGTGGAGGATGTTCCACACGCCACTACAGCTGAGCCCTACCAACGCTACAGCTGTCGTGAAGgcggcatgcatcctccacaactttgttcgTCAGGAAGAAGGATACAACATTATGCACCTCGACCAGGATTATTTGCCCGGAATCCGACGGTTTGCAACAAGGGGTAGGCTACAGGCCCAGCAGAATCGGGACTACATGGTACGGTACTTCATGTCTAGAGAGGGACACATACAAGCCCAGGACATTATTGTTCCTCTCTAG